Proteins encoded together in one Entelurus aequoreus isolate RoL-2023_Sb linkage group LG20, RoL_Eaeq_v1.1, whole genome shotgun sequence window:
- the LOC133635781 gene encoding gastrula zinc finger protein XlCGF28.1-like → MEQEELQPSHIKDEEKDTLTSHFKEEEEAPQNLHLKKEDPLTLHVKGEEEAPHLKKEEEEPKSPHFKEEEEEHSISQQGEHVEGLEEFDVTKMPLTGVMMKSEDDEDKREAEPTSSSSTQYMTTEADGDHCGGSQADKLLAPLSDSDDTRSHSPDTDDEDSKDDKTCHTDNTHLICSHCGKTFKQPSYLKIHMRKHTGEKPFSCSECGKGFARKNILKEHMQTHTGEKPFSCSICSKDFAKKQYLKIHTRMHTGEKPFSCSVCGKCFIQGQYLKVHMRTHTGEKPFTCSVCGKSFTQSQCLKIHMGTHTGKKPFICSACGKSFVQSNNLTKHMKIHTGEKPFSCSVCGKGFVQGQYLKIHMRKHTGEKPFSCSICDKRFTQSQCLKRHTLLHTGEEPFTCSICGKGFVQKQKFKEHMRTHTGEKVFSCSVCDERFSYKYQCKKHKCAGENSSSK, encoded by the coding sequence ATGGAGCAGGAGGAGCTGCAGCCCTCCCACATTAAAGATGAAGAGAAAGACACACTGACCTCccactttaaagaggaagaggaggcacCACAGAACCTGCACCTTAAAAAGGAAGACCCACTGACCCTCCATGTTAAAGGGGAAGAGGAggcgccacaccttaaaaaggaAGAAGAGGAGCCAAAATCCCCtcactttaaagaggaagaggaggaacacagcatcagtcagcagggagagcatgttgaaggactggaggagtttgatgtcaccaagatgccattGACTGGTGTGAtgatgaagagtgaagatgatgaggacaagagagaggcggagcctacaagcagcagctcaactcaatacatgacaacagaagctgatggagaccactgtggaggatcacaagcagacaaactcttagctccactatcagatagtgacgacacaaggtcacactctcctgacactgatgatgaagactctaaagatgataaaacatgtcacactgacaacacacacttgatATGTTCTCACTGTGGCAAAACCTTTAAACAACCTAGTTAtctgaaaatacacatgagaaaacacacgggagaaaaaccgttttcctgctcagaatgtggtaaaggttttgcacggaaaaatattttgaaagaacacatgcaaacacacactggagaaaaacccttttcctgcTCAATCTGCAGTAAGGATTTTGCAAAAAAACAGTATTTAAAAATACACACGAgaatgcacactggagaaaaaccattttcttgttcagtctgtggtaaatGTTTTATACAAGGTcaatatttgaaagtacacatgagaacacacaccggagaaaaaccttttacctgttcagtttgtggtaaaagtttcACACAAAGTCAGTGTTTGAAAATACACATGGGAACACACACTggaaaaaaaccttttatctgttcagcatgtggtaaaagttttgttcaaagtaacaatttgacaaaacacatgaaaatacatactggagagaaacctttttcctgttcagtctgtggtaaaggttttgtacaaggtcaatatttgaaaatacacatgagaaagcacactggagagaaacctttttcttgttcaatctgtgatAAACGGTTTACACAAAGTCAATGTTTGAAAAGACACACCCTATTACACACCGGTGAAGAACCCTttacctgttcaatctgtggtaaaggctttgtacaaaaacaaaaatttaaggaacacatgagaacacacactggtgagaaagtgtttagttgcagtgtgtgtgatgaaagattctcttataagtaccagtgtaagaaacacaagtgtgctggtgagaacagcagcagcaaatga